A portion of the Eulemur rufifrons isolate Redbay chromosome 30, OSU_ERuf_1, whole genome shotgun sequence genome contains these proteins:
- the LOC138378026 gene encoding transmembrane protein 258 has translation MELEAMSRYTSPVNPAVFPHLTVVLLAIGMFFTAWFFVYEVTSTKYTRDIYKELLISLVASLFMGFGVLFLLLWVGIYV, from the coding sequence ATGGAGCTCGAGGCCATGAGCAGATACACCAGCCCAGTGAATCCGGCTGTCTTCCCCCATCTGACTGTGGTGCTTTTGGCCATTGGCATGTTCTTCACCGCCTGGTTCTTCGTTTATGAGGTCACCTCCACCAAGTACACTCGAGATATCTACAAAGAGCTTCTCATCTCCTTGGTGGCCTCACTCTTCATGGGCTTTGGAGTGCTCTTCTTGCTGCTCTGGGTCGGCATTTATGTGTGA